Proteins encoded in a region of the Anopheles ziemanni chromosome 2, idAnoZiCoDA_A2_x.2, whole genome shotgun sequence genome:
- the LOC131294028 gene encoding scoloptoxin SSD976-like — translation MHPAIYALTFLVLVSLGDGYSSNYYCSVNLCPFGGPNVGCNPPSAGGGYYCYGKSAKSVQMTKSLKSHLLHLHNYYRAKVASGRQPPFSQAARMYTMVWDDELAAQAGHNARSCLFAHDTCRNTPEFRHSGQNLAIFGFTGASYDIKDIMTSLVNTWWNEYRYTKPSYLKSFPRSKTKAIGHFTMLVHDGAWKLGCAMQHWNEGAEKKVYLVCNYSYTNIIGRPVYTVGPAGSKCQAGMNPNYPGLCKT, via the exons ATGCATCCCGCCATTTATG CATTGACGTTTCTCGTGCTTGTCTCGCTTGGCGATGGCTACAGCTCCAACTACTACTGCTCGGTGAACCTCTGCCCGTTCGGCGGCCCAAATGTAGGCTGCAACCCTCCTTCGGCCGGCGGCGGTTACTATTGCTATGGAAAATCGGCGAAGTCAGTGCAAATGACTAAATCACTGAAGTCACACCTGCTGCACCTCCATAACTACTACCGGGCGAAGGTGGCGTCCGGTCGGCAGCCCCCGTTCTCGCAGGCTGCCCGCATGTACACGATGGTCTGGGACGACGAGCTGGCGGCTCAAGCCGGACACAATGCCCGCTCGTGTCTGTTCGCCCACGATACGTGCCGCAACACGCCCGAATTTCGCCACTCCGGACAGAACCTGGCGATATTCGGATTCACCGGTGCCAGCTACGACATCAAGGACATCATGACGTCCTTGGTGAACACGTGGTGGAACGAGTATCGCTACACGAAACCATCATACCTGAAGTCGTTCCCGCGGTCCAAAAC AAAAGCGATCGGTCACTTTACAATGCTTGTCCACGATGGTGCCTGGAAGCTCGGTTGCGCCATGCAGCACTGGAACGAAGGCGCCGAGAAGAAGGTCTATCTCGTCTGCAACTATTCGTACACGAACATTATCGGCCGTCCGGTGTACACTGTGGGTCCCGCAGGATCCAAATGTCAAGCCGGTATGAATCCGAACTATCCGGGACTCTGCAAGACGTAG
- the LOC131294024 gene encoding uncharacterized protein LOC131294024, with protein sequence MVILAPLPSRGLTLSHITEIMFRTSTTLFMVAVVHLIIIQPSGQYFFNGIKSGLDEDLKHSLFLSHIGQCRWQQDLSVFLGDMRIVQRSNTQYVVSGVFVVRRNLTAPIATRVMIEICQNETQCRPFVEPPVAVGDVCDFLRNKQNTSLGAIMSYSIPPLACPLQKGLYRINDALVDYKPFRYFSPHVSKFWRIDLIGEIENRRVFCIRIEFYVYSWEDMLPRY encoded by the exons ATGGTG ATTTTGGCCCCTCTTCCTTCTCGTGGGCTCACACTGTCCCACATAACCGAAATTATGTTCCGTACAAGCACAACACTTTTTATGGTGGCAGTCGttcatctcatcatcatccaacCGAGTGGGCAGTACTTTTTTAACGGCATTAAATCCGGACTCGATGAAGACCTGAAGCACTCGCTTTTTCTAAGCCACATCGGACAGTGCCGTTGGCAGCAGGATCTGTCGGTCTTTCTTGGTGATATGCGTATCGTGCAGCGAAGCAACACACAGTACGTCGTTAGTGGAGTGTTTGTGGTCCGCCGGAACCTGACGGCTCCAATTGCCACGAGGGTAATGATCGAGATCTGTCAGAACGAGACACAGTGCCGCCCGTTCGTGGAACCACCGGTCGCCGTTGGTGATGTGTGTGATTTTCTAcgcaataaacaaaacacttcaCTGGGAGCTATTATGTCCTACAGCATCCCTCCGCTTGCATGTCCGCTGCAGAAAGGCTTGTACCGGATCAACGATGCACTCGTGGACTACAAACCGTTCCG TTACTTTTCACCACATGTAAGTAAATTCTGGCGCATCGATTTGATTGGGGAAATTGAAAATCGGCGGGTTTTTTGTATCAGAATAGAATTTTATGTGTACAGCTGGGAAGATATGCTTCCGAGgtattaa
- the LOC131294029 gene encoding LOW QUALITY PROTEIN: pre-mRNA splicing regulator USH1G-like (The sequence of the model RefSeq protein was modified relative to this genomic sequence to represent the inferred CDS: deleted 1 base in 1 codon; substituted 1 base at 1 genomic stop codon) — translation MSQISQKGLKPEKQRTPATHPLKLENRLKEHAKKKSEKRAREFLGRQQKIERELDPSLSRRPMPHRPSNLLQTLKQKLWSGSQTQSQMTTTTSTTTFSALVGGSVARGGGAVKKRTNGMKTRQPMDNGNFEIGEMEANSKRIVQSIQGLRRDSQVLYVGTYRSNDDFNASDRRGKLKDMFDVHSNGDDNDDAYEDSGSGASGKFGTIFRTHSQPDFLLAGATNEVTTDVLLQRPSGLFSRPSFSNLAFPRSVSKVRAQLSNEQSSSASSHGSMTVKPMRREAIKPRSQLFIPDSDSDVESFDNEENDSLAILRFLAAFKLEDYYPVFQKNEIXTLMILTENDIKSLGLPLGPYRRLCNAIQERKEALVNPGTISDSRL, via the exons ATGAGTCAGATTAGCCAGAAAGGACTCAAGCCAGAGAAGCAGAGAACCCCCGCAACCCATCCGCTTAAGCTTG AAAATAGGTTGAAAGAACATGCCAAAAAGAAGAGCGAGAAAAGGGCCCGCGAGTTCCTGGGCCGGCAGCAGAAGATCGAACGGGAGCTCGATCCGAGTCTGTCCCGCCGTCCGATGCCGCACCGGCCTTCGAACTTGCTGCAAACGCTAAAGCAAAAGCTGTGGTCCGGTAGCCAGACACAGTCACAGATGACGACAACGACGTCAACGACTACGTTCAGTGCTCTGGTGGGTGGATCGGTTGCGCGAGGTGGAGGGGCAGTTAAGAAGCGAACGAATGGCATGAAAACCCGACAGCCAATGGACAATGGAA ATTTTGAAATTGGCGAAATGGAGGCGAACAGTAAAAGGATCGTACAATCGATACAGGGTTTACGGCGAGACTCGCAGGTGCTGTACGTGGGAACCTACCGTTCGAACGATGACTTCAATGCCTCGGACCGGCGGGGTAAGCTGAAGGACATGTTCGACGTTCACTCGAACGGCGATGACAATGACGATGCGTACGAGGACAGTGGCAGTGGGGCTAGCGGGAAATTTGGAACAATTTTCCGGACGCACAGTCAGCCCGACTTTCTGTTAGCCGGCGCTACCAATGAGGTGACAACGGACGTCCTCCTGCAGCGACCGTCGGGACTGTTTAGTCGGCCATCGTTCAGTAACTTGGCCTTCCC TCGATCCGTTTCGAAGGTACGCGCCCAGCTCAGCAACGAACAGTCGTCCAGTGCGTCCTCGCACGGCTCGATGACGGTCAAACCGATG CGAAGGGAAGCGATCAAGCCCCGCTCGCAGCTGTTCATCCCGGATTCGGACTCGGACGTCGAAAGCTTCGACAACGAAGAGAACGACTCGTTAGCGATTTTGCGGTTTTTGGCTGCCTTCAAGCTAGAAGATTACTATCCAGT ATTCCAAAAGAACGAAATCTAAACACTGATGATCCTCACGGAGAATGATATCAAATCGCTCGGTCTGCCACTCGGGCCGTACCGGAGGCTTTGCAACGCGATACAGGAGCGAAAGGAAGCCTTGGTCAATCCGGGCACTATATCAGACAGTCGACTTTAA
- the LOC131295004 gene encoding integrator complex subunit 9, with the protein MKLYALSGDPAKPCYVLSYKGLMIMLDCGLSISSVLNFLPLPLVQSSKFQCLPNWNCRDSDIQLEDGEIKECCGCAFVNSAPEFVPPLEKLIDFSEIDVILISNYTNMLALPYITEGTGFCGTVYATEPTLQIGRFFLEELVEYIEASPKESTARMWKEIQHQLPVPLNDVFKPKNWRHLFSMDAVNKSLARVQMTGYDQKLDIFGALQVTPISSGFCLGSSNWTIVSGQEKISYISGSSTLTTHPRPINQTALKYSDVVIMTGLTQAPHVNPDAMLGELCMNVMMTLRNGGSVLIPCYPSGVVYDLFECLSVSLDNQGFTQIPMFFISPVADSSLAYSNILAEWLSTSKQNKVYIPDEPFPHANLVKNAKLKHFKHIDSEGFSTEFRQPCVVFCGHPSLRFGDAVHFVELWGSNPLHTIIFTEPDFPHMQALAPYQPLAIKTVYCPIETSLNFQQANKLIKELKPGVLVIPENYTHPPPIAPQKLDLVIDQVPDKMIIKFKRGEVIKLPLKRKRGRVFLNPKMAKTIVPQEVQPGVTISTLTGVLQVKDNIHDLLPLEPSKEELEEQKSKSGPPQPNSQLRNIKYEWGTLDINLLLKKLAQDGFTDIKVEQGSAEEVTLILPREDTVIKVSEKSTEIVCGGKQSLRLKLRDLLLQCVQSF; encoded by the exons ATGAAACTG TACGCGTTAAGTGGAGATCCGGCAAAACCATGTTACGTTCTAAGCTACAAAGGACTCATGATTATGTTGGACTGCGGCTTATCGATCAGTTCGGTGttgaattttcttcctttaccGCTTGTGCAAAGCTCCAAATTCCAGTGTCTACCTAACTGGAACTGCCGCGATTCCGATATCCAGTTGGAAGATGGG GAAATTAAAGAATGCTGCGGATGTGCGTTCGTCAATTCGGCACCGGAGTTTGTTCCGCCTCTCGAAAAGTTAATCGACTTCTCGGAGATTGACGTAATTCTTATATCGAACTACACAAACATGCTCGCCCTACCGTACATCACCGAAGGAACGGGTTTCTGCGGGACGGTGTACGCAACTGAACCGACGCTACAGATCGGTCGATTCTTTCTCGAGGAACTGGTCGAGTACATAGAGGCGTCGCCGAAAGAGAGCACCGCGCGAATGTGGAAAGAAATTCAGCATCAGCTACCGGTACCGCTGAACGATGTGTTTAAGCCGAAAAACTGGCGCCACCTGTTCAGTATGGACGCCGTGAACAAGAGTTTGGCCCGCGTACAGATGACCGGATACGACCAAAAGCTGGACATTTTCGGTGCACTGCAGGTTACTCCAATCAGCTCGGGATTCTGCCTGGGATCGAGCAATTGGACGATCGTGTCGGGACAGGAGAAAATCTCCTATATTAGCGGTTCGTCCACGTTGACCACGCATCCACGGCCGATTAACCAGACCGCCCTGAAGTACTCGGATGTGGTAATAATGACAGGTTTAACGCAGGCTCCACATGTGAATCCCGACGCAATGCTCGGTGAGCTGTGCATGAACGTGATGATGACCCTGCGCAATGGTGGATCGGTGCTTATACCCTGTTACCCGTCCGGTGTGGTGTACGATCTGTTCGAGTGTCTCTCGGTGAGCCTGGATAATCAGGGCTTCACACAGATACCGATGTTCTTCATTTCCCCGGTGGCGGATAGTTCACTAGCGTACTCGAATATCCTTGCCGAGTGGCTTTCGACGTCGAAGCAGAACAAAGTGTACATTCCAGACGAACCGTTTCCTCACGCGAATCTGGTGAAGAATGCCAAACTAAAGCACTTTAAGCATATCGACTCCGAAGGGTTCAGTACCGAGTTTCGCCAGCCGTGCGTTGTGTTTTGCGGTCATCCTAGTCTGCGCTTCGGCGACGCGGTACACTTTGTGGAACTGTGGGGTTCAAATCCGCTGCATACGATCATCTTCACCGAACCGGACTTTCCGCATATGCAAGCGTTAGCCCCCTACCAACCACTCGCGATCAAGACAGTCTACTGTCCGATCGAAACGTCGCTCAATTTTCAGCAGGCAAACAAACTGATCAAGGAGCTCAAACCGGGTGTACTAGTGATACCAGAGAACTATACCCACCCGCCACCGATCGCACCGCAAAAACTCGACCTCGTCATCGATCAGGTGCCGGATAAGATGATCATAAAGTTCAAGCGGGGCGAGGTGATCAAGCTTCCGCTGAAGCGCAAGCGTGGCCGGGTATTTCTTAATCCGAAGATGGCTAAAACAATCGTCCCGCAGGAGGTTCAGCCGGGTGTCACGATATCGACTTTAACCGGCGTGCTCCAGGTGAAGGACAACATTCATGATCTCCTCCCACTGGAACCGTCCAAGGAGGAGCTGGAAGAGCAAAAATCCAAGTCTGGGCCACCGCAACCGAATAGTCAGCTGCGAAATATTAAGTACGAATGGGGTACGCTAGACATCAATCTGCTGCTGAAAAAGCTCGCTCAGGACGGGTTTACCGATATCAAGGTGGAACAGGGCAGTGCTGAAGAGGTTACGCTGATACTTCCGAGAGAAGACACGGTCATTAAAGTGAGCGAAAAGAGTACGGAGATTGTGTGTGGCGGAAAGCAGAGCTTGCGGTTGAAGTTGCGCGATCTTCTGTTGCAGTGCGTTCAAAGTTTCTGA
- the LOC131294026 gene encoding platelet glycoprotein V-like, with the protein MHFGITDIPVLLVLVVMRLELCTCMKYTCLMGSDGFCVFQGVHIESVEQAQDVQLEAPPATAAEVTRVKFRDSNMYVLPPRLYAAFRQLQELRVWWMHLHSIHVDPRLLTLDAEKNRISTITTDPDTIPALRKLELNQNRLRNIDNISQFENLEVLELAHNDLRTLDMCVFGRMSKLRLLDLSSNNLALVRSSLQSHEKLPALTVLYLNDNRLSYLDLGVLRSFPALEKVHLANNALVYVDYDSLPATALPRLRIFHLQTNDWHCEALSDLVAYLRKMGVQDFKTFSAFNCKERSVEGICCTENRPFALVRKSSRYLAHYASELNGHTRHLMRELQHTRHELVRLSVNDNFTQTSLRNLGDEVEDLRNQLTDVISSSSGDAQPPTTLSPGSGRSKNIAHQGVGIDPERLSAEVAKMRRDMQKVLRDNETLRQQARQHDKLRQELDALRNDTEETKMAFQLLKEENSLLKQDLQQLQQKFLQLFNRGPNV; encoded by the exons ATGCACTTCGGAATAACGGATATACC TGTGTTACTAGTGTTGGTGGTGATGCGATTAGAGCTGTGCACCTGCATGAAGTACACCTGCCTGATGGGCTCGGACGGGTTCTGCGTCTTTCAGGGGGTGCACATCGAGAGTGTGGAGCAGGCGCAGGACGTCCAGCTCGAGGCGCCGCCTGCAACAGCGGCCGAGGTGACACGCGTCAAGTTCCGCGATTCGAACATGTACGTTCTGCCACCGCGTCTATACGCCGCCTTCCGGCAGCTGCAGGAACTGCGCGTCTGGTGGATGCACCTGCACAGTATTCACGTCGATCCCCGGTTGCTGACGCTGGACGCGGAGAAGAACCGCATCAGCACTATCACGACCGATCCGGACACGATTCCGGCCCTGCGCAAGCTCGAGCTCAACCAGAATCGGCTGCGCAACATCGACAACATCTCGCAGTTCGAAAACCTGGAAGTGCTGGAGCTGGCGCACAACGATCTTCGCACGCTGGACATGTGCGTGTTTGGTCGTATGTCCAAGCTGCGATTGCTCGATCTGTCCAGCAACAATCTGGCGCTAGTGCGTAGCTCGCTGCAATCGCACGAGAAGCTACCGGCGCTGACAGTATTATACTTGAACGACAATCGGCTCTCTTATCTCGATCTCGGCGTACTACGATCGTTCCCGGCGCTGGAGAAGGTGCACCTGGCAAACAATGCGCTCGTGTACGTCGACTACGACAGCCTGCCGGCGACTGCACTGCCCAGACTACGCATCTTCCACCTGCAGACTAACGACTGGCACTGCGAGGCTCTCTCGGACCTGGTGGCGTACCTGCGCAAGATGGGTGTACAGGACTTTAAGACGTTCAGTGCGTTCAACTGCAAGGAACGCTCAGTCGAGGGTATCTGCTGTACGGAGAACCGTCCGTTCGCGCTGGTACGCAAGTCCAGCCGATATCTGGCACACTACGCCTCCGAACTGAACGGTCACACGCGCCACCTAATGCGCGAACTTCAGCATACACGCCACGAGCTGGTCCGGTTGAGCGTCAACGACAACTTCACCCAGACATCCCTGCGGAACCTTGGGGACGAAGTGGAAGACTTGCGCAATCAGCTGACGGACGTAATCTCCTCATCCTCGGGTGACGCACAGCCCCCGACCACCTTATCCCCCGGTAGTGGGCGTTCGAAAAACATTGCCCACCAGGGTGTTGGCATCGATCCGGAACGGCTTTCAGCGGAGGTTGCTAAAATGCGGCGCGACATGCAGAAAGTGCTGCGGGACAACGAAACCCTGCGCCAGCAGGCTCGCCAGCACGACAAGCTAAGGCAGGAGCTGGACGCCCTGCGCAACGACACGGAAGAGACCAAGATGGCGTTCCAGCTGCTAAAGGAGGAGAACTCGCTGCTCAAGCAGGACCTTCAGCAGTTGCAGCAGAAGTTTCTGCAGCTCTTCAACCGTGGACCCAACGTCTGA
- the LOC131294025 gene encoding odorant receptor 63a-like, which translates to MAPDTLHYQPEDGFILRVRRSTYWARKMASLIGIWPHEDVELHVRWYRMLYYLMLSSHWFNTYVQLEYFFRNLGNLSLIIQGLCTFGSICTTGIKAMRMHAYEAEIWDIWKAMENASFFTKMQFLRKGDNKPIFERIDKNVDRQWKEVHLNLRFYCLVVGAVAFTYSIIPACSNLFNQFLGNEFNRSFVYNTYYPLIQKYVQRSPLFEVLFCSESLSGFTTWAGVVAFDGLYVVLVLYATSLMRMLGELLQETTNPDFSDDERAFFLRECLQQHIQTIELIKKINDLFAPVLLVQLLTSTSIICVIAFAASFSTDEGESQKALMVLYLIAAIYQLFQFCWYGQRLQNESIRLPLAVYDARWESCAQTFKSSYHILLMSSQRQIDIRAWSFSGMSLETFSTIIRSAASYFTVLQTLAEQ; encoded by the exons ATGGCTCCGGATACGCTTCACTACCAACCCGAGGACGGTTTCATCCTTCGTGTGCGCCGCAGTACTTATTGGGCCCGAAAAATGGCCTCGTTGATAGGTATTTGGCCGCACGAGGACGTAGAGCTACATGTGCGATGGTATAGGATGCTGTACTACTTAATGCTATCATCGCACTGGTTCAACACTTACGTGCAGCTGGAATACTTTTTTCGCAACTTGGGAAATCTAAGCTTGATCATCCAG GGTCTATGCACGTTCGGGAGTATTTGTACCACCGGCATAAAGGCGATGCGAATGCACGCATATGAGGCTGAGATCTGGGATATCTGGAAGGCGATGGAGAATGCATCATTTTTCACCAAGATGCAATTCCTGCGCAAAG GTGACAACAAACCAATTTTCGAGCGGATCGACAAAAATGTCGATCGACAGTGGAAGGAAGTACATCTGAACCTGCGCTTCTACTGCCTGGTGGTTGGAGCGGTAGCGTTCACTTACTCGATCATTCCCGCTTGTAGCAATCTCTTCAATCAGTTTCTGGGGAATGAGTTTAACAGAAGTTTTG TCTACAACACATACTATCCACTAATACAGAAATACGTACAGCGCTCACCTCTGTTCGAGGTGTTGTTCTGTTCCGAATCCTTATCGGGTTTTACCACCTGGGCTGGTGTGGTTGCCTTCGATGGGCTCTATGTCGTGCTGGTTTTGTACGCGACCTCGCTGATGCGTATGTTGGGTGAACTGTTGCAGGAGACGACGAATCCGGACTTTTCGGATGACGAGCGCGCATTTTTTCTCCGCGAATGTCTACAACAGCATATACAAACGATTGA ATTGATCAAAAAAATTAACGATCTGTTCGCTCCGGTCCTGTTGGTTCAGCTATTGACCAGCACTTCTATCATCTGTGTCATTGCCTTCGCTGCAAGCTTCAGCACG GACGAAGGTGAATCGCAGAAGGCACTAATGGTACTCTACCTGATAGCGGCCATCTATCAACTGTTCCAATTCTGCTGGTACGGGCAGCGGCTCCAGAACGAG AGCATCCGGTTGCCCTTGGCGGTGTATGACGCGCGCTGGGAGTCGTGCGCTCAAACGTTCAAGAGCTCGTATCATATTCTGCTGATGTCCAGCCAACGCCAGATTGACATACGCGCCTGGAGCTTCTCCGGCATGTCGCTCGAGACGTTTTCAACG ATAATCCGAAGTGCGGCCTCCTACTTTACCGTACTGCAGACGCTGGCAGAGCAGTAG